In the genome of Gloeotrichia echinulata CP02, one region contains:
- a CDS encoding DUF3172 domain-containing protein gives MRRTSTGRTANTSRPSGFQSPMFNFTTMAILGGVLILGIGIGIAFSSTTTLSPSNVASREFIDTKAPNPEICVQYGASAMVMDARLFVTLNPFNVYVAQPSMRPGCVLRQNNWALLEQKKLVTSDQVRECKNRLNTFGFTGSLDSEKPDIRCIYQNEAAQNFFTSQPGAVAPGGETERF, from the coding sequence ATGAGACGTACATCAACTGGTAGAACGGCTAATACTTCTAGACCCTCTGGCTTCCAATCTCCGATGTTTAATTTCACCACTATGGCAATTTTAGGGGGGGTGTTAATCTTGGGAATTGGAATTGGCATTGCTTTTAGCTCTACAACTACGTTATCTCCATCAAATGTGGCTTCTCGTGAATTCATTGACACCAAAGCACCAAACCCGGAAATTTGCGTGCAGTATGGAGCCAGCGCTATGGTGATGGATGCGAGACTATTTGTGACTCTTAACCCCTTCAATGTCTATGTTGCTCAACCGAGTATGCGTCCTGGTTGTGTTCTGCGTCAAAATAACTGGGCACTTTTAGAGCAAAAAAAGCTGGTGACATCTGACCAGGTAAGAGAATGTAAAAATCGCCTCAATACCTTTGGCTTTACAGGTAGCTTGGACAGTGAAAAGCCTGATATTAGGTGTATTTACCAAAATGAGGCGGCGCAAAATTTCTTTACATCTCAACCTGGAGCAGTCGCACCGGGAGGGGAGACTGAGAGGTTTTAG
- a CDS encoding GNAT family N-acetyltransferase, protein MLIRSATLADVPAVLPMVAKICALHETWDSAKYGFIPHLEQRYENWLGRLVHNDRSVFVVAEDQGLLVGFIVATVEREIPIYRLQEFAFIQDIWVEPEYRQQGVAKQMVMLTVERCQQIGVPQIRLDTAAVNEAARRLFASCGFRISTVEMLMEFNQY, encoded by the coding sequence ATGTTAATCCGTTCTGCTACACTAGCTGACGTACCGGCAGTTTTACCAATGGTTGCCAAGATTTGTGCTTTGCATGAAACTTGGGATTCTGCCAAGTATGGCTTTATTCCCCATCTTGAACAGCGTTATGAAAATTGGTTGGGGCGATTGGTACATAATGATCGTAGTGTGTTTGTCGTCGCTGAAGATCAAGGGCTACTTGTGGGGTTTATCGTGGCGACAGTTGAGCGAGAAATACCAATCTACCGATTACAGGAATTTGCTTTTATTCAGGATATCTGGGTCGAGCCAGAATATCGCCAACAAGGAGTAGCAAAGCAGATGGTAATGCTTACTGTTGAACGCTGTCAACAAATAGGTGTTCCACAAATTCGGCTCGATACCGCAGCGGTTAACGAAGCGGCGCGGCGGTTGTTTGCATCCTGTGGTTTTCGCATCAGCACTGTAGAAATGCTGATGGAATTTAATCAATATTGA